In Symmachiella dynata, the following are encoded in one genomic region:
- a CDS encoding ANTAR domain-containing response regulator, whose amino-acid sequence MTRMLKIAVADDEPEMCEYFQDTLCAMGHEVVGAAQNGLELVELCKSTSPDLAITDIKMPDMDGIEAATRIREHFPVPVILVSAFHEPELIQRALQDHVLAYLVKPIKQADLETAIALAMRRFQEFQALHQQAADLRQALEDRKVIERAKGVLMKRAGLDEPDAFRRLQKLSNDKNQKLIDIAQMIVTAEEAMS is encoded by the coding sequence ATGACACGCATGTTGAAAATTGCCGTCGCCGATGATGAACCGGAAATGTGCGAATATTTCCAAGACACGCTCTGTGCCATGGGTCACGAAGTGGTGGGGGCCGCCCAAAACGGATTGGAGCTGGTGGAACTCTGTAAATCCACCAGCCCCGACTTGGCAATCACGGACATCAAAATGCCCGACATGGACGGGATTGAGGCGGCCACGCGGATTCGGGAACATTTTCCCGTGCCGGTGATTTTGGTTTCAGCGTTTCATGAACCCGAGTTGATTCAGCGGGCCCTGCAGGATCACGTGCTGGCCTATTTAGTCAAACCAATCAAACAAGCGGACCTGGAAACAGCCATTGCACTGGCCATGCGGCGGTTTCAAGAATTCCAAGCCCTACATCAACAAGCGGCGGACTTGCGGCAAGCCTTGGAGGACCGCAAAGTGATCGAGCGGGCCAAAGGCGTATTGATGAAACGCGCCGGCCTCGACGAACCGGACGCGTTTCGGCGGCTTCAAAAACTATCGAACGACAAAAACCAAAAACTGATCGACATCGCTCAAATGATCGTCACTGCCGAGGAAGCGATGAGTTGA
- a CDS encoding hybrid sensor histidine kinase/response regulator codes for MHTPQPRRILIVDGDTKARDVVRKILEQDHYFVATAATATEALEKTRLEKISVVILDQDVSDLSIEQLIPGIQSLAPEAAVIYVSDSVDGAVAAMRLGAANYLLKPINPGVLLADLVSIVEHQRAKSELRDQYVRMQAVVNSAVEGIITIDETGVIESFNPAAENMFGYTADEAIGKNISEMMPDPYSSEHHLYLSNFRRTGIRKIIGTGREVVAQRQDGTTFPIHLSVSEVQLEDRRLFTGMVRDITAIKQAEERLLQSERLAGIGQAMAALAHESRNALQRSQAGLEMLERRIKNQPEATKLIKRIQRAQDDLHQLYEDVREYAAPIRVNPEHTAISDIVRHAWHDLALAREGRNAALTETGDDPYCQGDKFGLRLVFRNILENAIAATTEEPRIKVEYGETDFVGQPAVRICICDNGPGLTADAQQQIFHEFYTTKTRGTGLGMAICKRIIVAHGGLIEASNRPPSGACITIILPRSQS; via the coding sequence ATGCACACTCCGCAACCACGCCGCATTTTGATCGTCGATGGGGATACCAAGGCACGGGACGTTGTGCGCAAAATTCTGGAGCAGGATCACTATTTCGTCGCCACCGCCGCGACGGCGACCGAAGCGCTCGAGAAAACCCGTCTGGAAAAAATTTCGGTGGTGATCCTCGACCAGGATGTGTCGGATCTTTCTATCGAACAACTCATCCCCGGCATCCAAAGCTTGGCGCCTGAGGCTGCCGTAATTTACGTGTCCGACTCCGTCGATGGGGCCGTCGCCGCCATGCGTTTGGGGGCGGCCAATTATCTCCTCAAGCCGATCAACCCCGGCGTTCTACTGGCCGATCTGGTGAGTATCGTCGAGCATCAACGCGCCAAGTCAGAGCTTCGCGATCAATATGTCCGCATGCAGGCCGTTGTCAATTCGGCTGTCGAAGGCATTATTACCATCGACGAGACAGGGGTGATCGAGTCGTTTAATCCCGCTGCCGAAAATATGTTTGGCTACACGGCCGATGAAGCAATCGGCAAAAACATCAGTGAAATGATGCCCGATCCCTATTCCTCGGAGCACCATCTCTACCTCAGCAACTTCCGCCGCACGGGAATCCGCAAGATCATTGGTACGGGACGCGAGGTCGTCGCTCAACGCCAAGACGGCACCACATTTCCCATCCATCTGTCGGTCAGTGAAGTCCAGCTAGAGGATCGGCGTCTGTTCACCGGCATGGTCCGCGACATCACGGCCATCAAACAGGCCGAAGAAAGGTTGCTGCAATCCGAGCGGTTGGCGGGGATTGGCCAAGCGATGGCTGCGCTGGCCCACGAGAGCCGTAACGCACTGCAGCGCAGCCAAGCTGGACTGGAGATGTTGGAGCGGCGTATCAAAAACCAACCCGAAGCGACCAAGCTCATCAAACGGATTCAACGCGCGCAAGATGACTTGCACCAGTTGTATGAGGATGTGCGGGAATACGCCGCTCCCATTCGCGTGAATCCGGAACATACGGCGATTTCCGACATCGTGCGACACGCCTGGCACGATTTGGCCTTGGCCCGCGAAGGACGCAATGCTGCATTGACTGAAACCGGCGACGATCCGTATTGCCAGGGGGATAAATTCGGACTGCGGCTGGTTTTTCGCAACATCTTAGAAAATGCGATCGCCGCGACCACCGAAGAACCCCGGATCAAGGTAGAATATGGGGAGACTGACTTTGTCGGCCAACCCGCGGTGCGAATCTGTATCTGCGACAACGGTCCGGGACTGACAGCCGATGCACAACAGCAGATATTTCATGAATTTTACACGACCAAGACACGCGGCACCGGTTTGGGAATGGCGATCTGCAAGCGCATCATTGTCGCACATGGCGGATTGATCGAAGCCTCAAACCGACCGCCCAGCGGTGCGTGTATCACGATCATATTACCCAGGAGTCAATCATGA
- a CDS encoding BON domain-containing protein: MNSRDAEIEESVLENLRATSISFGESIACQCQDGRLVLTGTLPSYYHKQLAQEIAGQVEGVRVVINQIQVDFAKSSRPR, encoded by the coding sequence TTGAACTCTCGAGATGCGGAAATCGAAGAGTCCGTGCTGGAGAATCTACGGGCAACTTCTATCTCATTTGGCGAATCGATCGCTTGCCAATGCCAAGATGGCAGGCTTGTCCTGACAGGCACGCTTCCCTCGTATTATCACAAGCAATTGGCCCAAGAGATCGCGGGACAAGTTGAGGGAGTGCGCGTCGTCATTAATCAAATCCAAGTCGATTTCGCCAAATCATCTCGGCCCCGCTAA
- a CDS encoding PmoA family protein, which produces MNTVRVSLFVGALLSVPLLAVAEPVTLKLQAGKQDRLSTPVFWELPAALRKASGFTLTRGEDGKNVPVQITQDDPPRIMWILDEELKAGQSRRYRMTPTAESSAAAAVTCRDNGRQLVVAVGDKPVLHYNHAVVPAPNADEAYYARSGYLHPLFAPDGQVLTGDFAPDHPHQHGVMFAWTNTTFEGRDINFWDQKSQAAKIEHVAIGETFEGQVAGGFRASLRHTDLTAPEGPKPVLDETWEVRVYNVSDGFLFDVHSTQRCAGDSPLTINQYHYGGMAIRGRREWLKAEGAEFLTSAGKTRDNGNHSRPDWVTMSGQLEGRPYDVTMFASPSNFRAPQPVRLHPSKPYFVFAPLVLGEFQIRPGTPYESRYRFHVAQGAPDVKRTQQLWQDYADPPQVTLIND; this is translated from the coding sequence ATGAACACCGTGCGAGTCTCTCTGTTCGTAGGCGCATTGTTATCCGTTCCGTTGTTGGCCGTCGCTGAACCGGTGACTCTCAAGCTCCAAGCGGGGAAACAGGACCGCCTGTCGACACCGGTTTTCTGGGAATTGCCGGCAGCGCTGCGCAAGGCGTCCGGCTTCACGCTCACGCGCGGAGAGGACGGGAAAAATGTTCCGGTCCAAATCACGCAAGATGATCCGCCGCGAATCATGTGGATTCTCGACGAAGAGTTGAAAGCTGGCCAGTCGCGGCGTTATCGGATGACGCCTACCGCTGAGTCCTCTGCGGCCGCCGCGGTGACGTGTCGGGACAACGGACGGCAATTGGTCGTGGCTGTCGGCGACAAACCGGTGTTGCACTACAACCATGCCGTTGTCCCCGCTCCCAATGCGGATGAAGCATATTATGCCCGCAGCGGATATTTGCACCCGCTGTTTGCACCGGACGGACAGGTTCTCACGGGCGACTTTGCCCCCGATCATCCGCATCAACATGGCGTGATGTTTGCCTGGACCAACACCACCTTCGAAGGCCGCGACATCAATTTTTGGGACCAAAAATCCCAAGCGGCAAAAATCGAACACGTTGCGATCGGGGAGACCTTCGAAGGTCAGGTGGCCGGGGGATTTCGTGCGTCGTTGCGACATACCGATCTGACAGCTCCGGAAGGACCCAAACCGGTGCTAGATGAGACGTGGGAGGTGCGGGTCTACAATGTGAGCGACGGCTTTCTCTTCGACGTGCATTCCACGCAACGTTGTGCCGGAGACAGCCCGCTGACGATCAATCAATATCATTACGGCGGAATGGCGATCCGTGGGCGTCGAGAATGGCTGAAGGCCGAGGGTGCAGAATTCCTCACCAGCGCAGGCAAAACACGGGACAACGGCAATCATAGCCGGCCGGATTGGGTCACAATGTCCGGGCAGCTTGAGGGGCGGCCGTATGACGTAACCATGTTCGCAAGCCCCAGCAATTTCCGCGCGCCGCAACCGGTCCGGCTGCATCCCTCGAAACCTTATTTCGTCTTCGCCCCGTTGGTTTTGGGCGAGTTTCAAATTCGCCCCGGCACGCCGTACGAATCGCGATATCGTTTCCACGTCGCTCAAGGAGCACCCGACGTGAAACGGACGCAACAACTTTGGCAAGATTACGCCGATCCACCGCAGGTCACGCTCATAAATGACTAA
- a CDS encoding prenyltransferase/squalene oxidase repeat-containing protein yields the protein MNRARLMLTSAICGITVVLASGSSASTAAGAEMGGFGVLTPRQRNRVEAAVDKGLKFLASQQQRDGSFRAPAAGQPGVTSLCVLAFLSRGHLPGQGPYGETLERAIAFCRSAQRPDGLFSQNKPESTHRYLLASHAATYNHAITGLMLTEVYGMLPNDQPQQAVAFQGRFPAAAGPADLRVTIERAIQFSMLCHPQPKRFPNERGSWRYLRRYGLNDADLSITSWQVMFLRSARNAGFDIPARDIELAVKYIKSCYDAKNTTFVYEIVEEEPEFNRPRAMAGAGILALSLAGQHHTEMAQKTGDWLLQRPFTQYDRPIRGENWHVYSAFYSSQAMFQLGGEYWENYFPTFVDTVTAHQSRDGAWRPAGGLDRRYGEAYTTAMTVLALTPPYQLLPIFQR from the coding sequence ATGAATCGTGCTCGCTTAATGCTGACGTCTGCTATCTGTGGCATCACGGTTGTTCTCGCCAGTGGATCGTCAGCCTCAACGGCGGCCGGGGCGGAAATGGGTGGGTTTGGTGTCCTAACGCCGCGGCAACGAAACCGCGTGGAGGCAGCTGTCGATAAAGGCTTGAAGTTTTTGGCTTCGCAACAGCAGCGTGACGGTTCATTCCGTGCACCTGCAGCCGGCCAGCCCGGGGTCACCAGTCTGTGTGTGTTGGCTTTCCTGTCGCGGGGACATTTGCCGGGGCAGGGGCCCTATGGCGAGACCCTCGAACGCGCCATCGCGTTTTGCCGCTCAGCACAACGCCCCGACGGACTGTTCAGCCAAAACAAGCCCGAGTCGACCCATCGCTATCTCCTCGCTTCCCACGCGGCGACTTATAATCATGCCATCACTGGTTTGATGCTTACGGAAGTCTATGGCATGCTGCCGAACGACCAGCCCCAACAGGCAGTCGCATTCCAAGGCCGGTTTCCCGCCGCCGCGGGGCCGGCGGATTTACGCGTGACCATCGAACGGGCCATTCAATTCAGCATGTTGTGCCACCCGCAGCCCAAACGCTTTCCCAATGAACGGGGCTCCTGGCGGTATTTGCGACGGTACGGCTTAAATGATGCCGACCTATCGATCACATCGTGGCAGGTCATGTTTTTGCGTTCGGCCCGCAACGCCGGATTTGATATTCCGGCGCGGGATATTGAGCTAGCGGTCAAATACATCAAAAGTTGTTACGACGCCAAGAACACAACGTTTGTCTATGAAATCGTCGAGGAAGAACCAGAATTCAACCGACCACGGGCGATGGCCGGGGCTGGGATCTTAGCACTCTCGCTGGCAGGACAGCATCACACTGAGATGGCACAGAAAACGGGTGACTGGTTACTGCAGCGGCCGTTTACCCAATACGACCGTCCCATCCGTGGTGAAAACTGGCATGTCTACTCGGCGTTTTATAGCAGCCAGGCGATGTTTCAACTGGGAGGAGAGTATTGGGAAAATTATTTCCCGACTTTCGTCGACACAGTGACCGCTCACCAATCGCGCGACGGCGCCTGGCGACCTGCCGGCGGTCTGGATCGTCGTTACGGTGAGGCTTACACCACAGCAATGACCGTGCTGGCACTCACACCGCCGTATCAACTACTGCCGATTTTTCAGCGCTGA
- a CDS encoding serine/threonine-protein kinase translates to MAPPQRSDRTPQKVAAELAQTVDAAAGEKKSSIRPIELVMGRGQTFGTETTSLLHTRLRAVTLLLLVVYGLIFLWAMINRNGNGGIDFLNDMAVIEHVDLLRLVLVGGIVVYLFIKPQLSQTVLRSIEYTLFGALTLMWIYLRYEIALNGALSGNTAEMVLAARTQMFGIFMLIIVHGLLIPHRWIGTARVVFTMALAPLITLGLFAMRHADLVDKLDGLTSQQNVSTELLIVFIAALLATYGAAVLSAMRLEVHQAKKFGQYHLVKLIGSGGMGQVHLVEHDLLKRPCAMKLIRPEAAGNPTSLARFEREVQSTAALTHPNTIAIYDYGHCDDGTFYYIMEYLPGMSLDEMVEQYGPLPAGRVIYLLRQACNAVADAHAAGLIHRDLKPANLFVSERGGMCDFIKVLDFGLVKLTNEPEASQITSDQVISGTPLYMSPEQAIGDPALDGRTDMYALGAVAYYMLTGRPPFEGATPVAVMMAHATKEVEPPTIHREDIPADLQAVVLKCLAKKPADRYSDLSALEQALNDCGAAGDWNANQAAQWWSEVSPQTGSSPNSPFGETVQMKQVAPEITN, encoded by the coding sequence ATGGCACCGCCGCAGCGGTCGGATCGCACCCCTCAAAAAGTGGCCGCTGAACTTGCACAGACGGTTGATGCCGCTGCCGGTGAAAAAAAGTCGAGCATCCGACCGATCGAATTGGTCATGGGCCGCGGACAGACGTTCGGTACGGAGACCACCTCTCTGCTGCACACGCGGTTGCGCGCGGTCACGCTGTTGCTGCTGGTGGTGTACGGCCTGATCTTTCTCTGGGCGATGATCAATCGCAACGGCAACGGGGGAATTGATTTTCTCAACGACATGGCGGTGATCGAACATGTCGATCTGCTGCGGCTGGTGCTGGTGGGCGGCATTGTGGTGTATCTGTTCATCAAGCCGCAACTGTCACAAACGGTGCTGCGCAGCATCGAATATACCCTGTTCGGCGCTTTGACGTTGATGTGGATCTACCTGCGCTACGAAATCGCCCTCAATGGTGCGCTCTCTGGAAACACGGCCGAAATGGTGCTTGCCGCACGCACCCAAATGTTCGGGATCTTTATGTTGATCATTGTTCACGGGCTGTTGATTCCGCACCGTTGGATCGGAACAGCACGCGTGGTCTTTACGATGGCCTTAGCACCGTTGATCACATTGGGGTTGTTCGCCATGAGGCATGCCGATTTGGTGGACAAATTGGACGGATTGACGAGCCAGCAAAATGTCAGCACCGAACTGCTGATTGTGTTCATCGCGGCGCTGCTGGCCACCTACGGTGCCGCTGTGCTCAGTGCGATGCGTCTAGAAGTCCATCAGGCTAAAAAATTTGGGCAATATCATTTAGTAAAGCTGATCGGCAGTGGCGGTATGGGACAGGTGCATTTGGTAGAGCATGACCTGCTCAAACGGCCCTGTGCCATGAAATTGATCCGTCCCGAAGCGGCCGGGAATCCCACGTCGTTAGCCCGGTTTGAACGGGAAGTGCAATCGACAGCTGCGCTCACGCATCCCAACACAATCGCCATTTACGACTACGGTCATTGTGACGACGGCACGTTTTATTACATCATGGAATATCTGCCTGGAATGAGTCTCGACGAGATGGTCGAACAGTATGGACCGTTGCCGGCCGGTCGCGTGATTTATTTGCTGCGGCAGGCGTGCAACGCTGTGGCCGATGCACACGCAGCGGGCTTGATTCACCGCGACCTCAAACCGGCCAACCTGTTCGTCTCGGAACGAGGCGGCATGTGCGACTTCATCAAGGTACTGGATTTTGGCCTCGTGAAGCTCACCAATGAACCTGAGGCATCACAAATCACATCCGATCAGGTAATCAGCGGAACGCCGTTGTATATGTCGCCCGAACAAGCGATAGGCGATCCTGCGCTGGACGGGCGGACCGACATGTACGCCCTTGGTGCCGTCGCCTATTACATGCTAACGGGTCGGCCGCCGTTTGAAGGGGCGACACCGGTGGCAGTCATGATGGCGCATGCCACCAAAGAGGTTGAGCCACCGACGATTCATCGGGAAGATATTCCTGCGGACCTTCAAGCCGTGGTGCTCAAATGCCTAGCCAAGAAACCGGCGGACCGTTACAGCGACTTATCGGCGTTGGAACAAGCCCTCAATGACTGCGGCGCGGCCGGAGATTGGAACGCGAATCAAGCCGCGCAGTGGTGGAGTGAAGTCTCCCCGCAAACTGGCTCCTCACCAAATTCTCCCTTTGGTGAGACGGTCCAAATGAAACAAGTCGCACCGGAAATTACGAATTGA
- a CDS encoding dual specificity protein phosphatase family protein, with amino-acid sequence MKYGLLWLTMGLLLGVRAIVSSGWWLVCLWPAMNLTVLGVAYLLNWPWIFGKRPSGRLSYAPVFVFLPYLLYAWTIWRLTCFVRRERPYDIVKDQLVIGRRLLAKEMIDGIDNVIDLTCEFAEPTTICSAVNYISCPILDGSIPTWPQLRQLINEINGCAGTTYIHCAQGHGRTGLVTAALLMHRNPDLPLHDALRQLQAVRPALACNSGQMAMLSVLKAQSDADKPQL; translated from the coding sequence ATGAAATACGGTTTGTTGTGGTTAACGATGGGGCTGTTGCTGGGCGTGCGGGCGATTGTCTCGTCCGGATGGTGGCTGGTTTGTCTGTGGCCGGCCATGAATCTCACGGTGCTCGGAGTTGCCTACCTTCTCAATTGGCCGTGGATCTTCGGCAAACGTCCGAGTGGCCGTCTTTCCTATGCGCCAGTTTTTGTGTTTCTTCCCTATCTGCTTTATGCATGGACAATTTGGCGTCTCACCTGCTTTGTGCGGCGGGAGCGTCCCTATGATATTGTGAAGGATCAATTAGTCATCGGTCGCAGATTATTGGCCAAGGAAATGATCGACGGGATCGACAATGTGATTGATCTGACGTGTGAATTTGCAGAGCCAACCACCATTTGCTCGGCGGTCAATTATATTTCGTGCCCGATCTTGGACGGTTCCATACCGACGTGGCCCCAATTGCGGCAATTGATCAACGAGATCAATGGGTGCGCCGGTACGACCTATATTCATTGTGCGCAGGGACATGGTCGGACCGGTTTGGTGACGGCTGCGTTATTGATGCACCGCAATCCCGACCTCCCACTGCACGATGCGTTGCGTCAACTTCAAGCGGTGCGCCCCGCCTTGGCTTGCAATAGCGGGCAAATGGCGATGTTATCGGTTCTAAAAGCACAAAGTGACGCCGACAAACCTCAGTTGTAA
- a CDS encoding PSD1 and planctomycete cytochrome C domain-containing protein, giving the protein MVRGFSEKLKSSALLIGACVVSLLMTTPLSAADEKEAPTPVDFGRQIRPILAKRCFACHGPDVAESGLRLNDPESVFAELDSGELGIVPGKPEESELLRRIATDDEIERMPPEEKPLPAEEIALIRRWISEGAAWDKHWAFQPIQHPQPPVVKNSEWVRNPIDAFILARLETNGLSPAPPADKLALLRRVYYDLTGLPPTPDEVTAFLADTAPDAYEKVVDRLLASPRYGERWARHWLDLVRYAETNSYERDGDKPNAWRYRDYVIRSLNDDKPYDRFLTEQLAGDELPDASAETIIATGYYRLGLWDDEPVDREQAYYDELDDILTTTSQVMLGLTVNCARCHDHKIDPIPQTDYYSLLSFFEGVPSYGIRSDQLSYNQTDISSPELATQHAELDRQKKAVREKMQPIEQAGIVKMSAPDQRQSEGRGRQKLLDEKLKDYLDESAWAEYSSLKSELDKLNAIKLPPRESALSVARCNPRPPQSHVLMRGNVHAKGEEVAPGFPTILNAPVPEIPVAPEGAKTSGRRTVLAEWITSPDNIMTSRVIANRIWQHHFGRGIVRSTNNFGLLGDAPTHPLLLDWLATELVAGDWRLKPLHKTIMMSAAYQMSSQGNPQGLSRDPRNDLFWRFDMRRLSAEELRDSIHAVNGRLNLQMYGHGVYPEISAEVLAGQSQPGLGWGKSTPEEQARRSIYIHVKRSLITPMLASFDFPETDSSCEARFATTQPTQALGMINGDFIHKQAIEFAKRLRKECGDDTQAQIRRALELALAHPADPQEIARGAALIEKLQKQHKLTADQALEYFCLYIYNLNEFTYLD; this is encoded by the coding sequence ATGGTTCGGGGTTTTTCGGAGAAGTTAAAATCGTCTGCACTGCTCATCGGCGCATGCGTTGTGTCGTTGCTCATGACCACGCCGCTCTCGGCCGCGGATGAAAAAGAAGCCCCCACCCCCGTCGACTTCGGCCGCCAAATCCGCCCCATCCTGGCCAAGCGCTGTTTCGCTTGCCATGGTCCCGATGTGGCTGAATCGGGTCTGCGATTGAATGATCCGGAATCGGTCTTTGCCGAATTGGATTCCGGTGAATTGGGCATCGTGCCCGGTAAACCGGAAGAAAGCGAATTGCTGCGACGGATCGCCACCGACGATGAAATCGAGCGGATGCCCCCCGAAGAGAAGCCGCTCCCGGCAGAAGAGATCGCCCTGATTCGTCGTTGGATTTCCGAAGGGGCTGCGTGGGACAAACATTGGGCGTTTCAACCCATCCAACATCCCCAGCCACCGGTTGTCAAAAACAGCGAGTGGGTCCGAAATCCGATCGATGCTTTTATCTTGGCGCGGCTTGAAACGAACGGCCTGAGCCCTGCGCCGCCGGCCGACAAACTCGCGTTGTTGCGTCGCGTCTACTATGACCTGACCGGACTACCGCCCACCCCTGATGAAGTCACAGCGTTTCTCGCGGACACCGCGCCCGATGCCTATGAAAAAGTGGTCGACCGGCTGTTGGCCTCACCCCGTTACGGCGAACGCTGGGCGCGGCATTGGCTGGATCTGGTGCGCTATGCGGAAACCAATAGCTACGAGCGCGACGGTGATAAGCCGAATGCATGGCGGTACCGCGACTACGTCATCCGCAGCCTCAATGATGATAAACCATACGACCGGTTTTTGACCGAGCAACTCGCCGGCGACGAATTGCCCGATGCATCCGCTGAGACGATTATCGCCACCGGCTACTACCGGTTAGGCTTGTGGGATGACGAACCGGTCGACCGCGAACAGGCGTACTACGATGAGTTGGATGATATTCTCACCACCACCAGCCAAGTCATGTTGGGCCTGACCGTCAATTGCGCACGGTGCCACGATCACAAGATCGATCCGATTCCACAGACCGACTATTACAGCCTGTTGTCCTTCTTCGAAGGCGTCCCCTCCTACGGCATCCGCAGCGATCAACTTTCGTACAATCAAACGGACATCTCTTCTCCCGAATTGGCAACGCAACATGCGGAGTTGGACCGGCAGAAGAAAGCGGTCCGTGAAAAGATGCAGCCGATCGAGCAAGCGGGCATCGTCAAAATGTCCGCCCCCGATCAACGCCAATCCGAAGGCCGCGGCCGTCAGAAATTACTCGACGAAAAGCTCAAGGATTATCTCGACGAATCCGCCTGGGCAGAATACTCATCGCTCAAAAGCGAACTCGACAAACTCAATGCGATCAAATTACCTCCCCGCGAATCGGCCCTGTCGGTCGCCCGTTGTAATCCGCGGCCCCCGCAATCCCACGTGCTGATGCGAGGCAACGTGCATGCCAAAGGGGAAGAGGTTGCCCCGGGTTTTCCGACGATCCTCAATGCACCCGTGCCAGAGATCCCCGTCGCTCCCGAAGGGGCCAAGACCTCTGGCCGTCGCACAGTGTTGGCCGAGTGGATCACTTCGCCGGACAACATCATGACCTCCCGCGTGATCGCCAATCGTATCTGGCAACATCATTTCGGCCGCGGCATCGTACGCAGCACTAATAACTTCGGTCTGCTGGGCGATGCCCCCACGCATCCGCTGCTGTTGGACTGGTTGGCCACCGAACTGGTCGCCGGGGATTGGCGACTGAAGCCGTTGCACAAAACCATCATGATGTCGGCCGCCTATCAAATGTCCTCGCAAGGCAATCCACAAGGCTTGTCTCGCGACCCGCGTAACGATCTGTTCTGGCGGTTTGATATGCGGCGGTTGAGCGCCGAGGAATTACGTGATTCGATCCATGCGGTCAACGGCCGGTTGAATTTGCAAATGTATGGTCATGGCGTCTATCCAGAAATCTCCGCCGAGGTTCTCGCCGGACAATCACAGCCTGGATTGGGCTGGGGCAAATCGACGCCCGAGGAACAGGCGCGGCGAAGCATTTACATCCATGTCAAACGCTCACTGATCACGCCGATGCTGGCGAGTTTTGACTTCCCCGAAACCGATTCCAGTTGCGAAGCCCGTTTTGCCACCACACAACCTACGCAGGCGCTGGGGATGATCAACGGCGACTTCATCCACAAGCAAGCCATCGAATTTGCGAAACGGCTCCGCAAAGAGTGCGGCGACGACACACAAGCACAGATCCGCCGCGCCTTGGAATTGGCCCTCGCGCATCCCGCCGACCCGCAAGAGATCGCCCGCGGCGCAGCCTTGATTGAGAAACTGCAAAAACAACACAAACTGACGGCCGACCAAGCCTTAGAGTACTTCTGTTTATACATCTACAACCTCAACGAGTTCACCTACCTAGACTGA